The following are encoded together in the Armatimonadota bacterium genome:
- a CDS encoding ParB/RepB/Spo0J family partition protein: protein MDIIDKNTRMDTKKQDNASNIPRPVEIQSVIDIDIDKIRLNPYQPRKSFDDQKLHELAESIRQNGILQPIVVRPVDNGAFELVAGERRFRAAVLAGLDSIPGVARQLSERESLEIALIENLQREDIKPLECAQAYRRLMDEFGLTQEQVAERVGKSRPAVANTLRLLNLPAEILESLDREQITEGHARALLSIPNPEEQLKAWEKIVKDGLSVREAERLSRMSATGKPPRHVKVSRETRRHGHTNPHIANVEDKLRRFLGTKVSISTNHENKGRIEIEFYGEDDLMRIIDLIFQT from the coding sequence ATGGACATCATAGACAAGAACACTCGCATGGACACAAAGAAACAAGACAATGCCTCGAATATACCTAGGCCTGTTGAAATACAATCTGTCATTGACATCGACATTGACAAGATAAGGCTCAACCCCTATCAACCACGAAAATCATTTGACGACCAGAAACTTCATGAACTTGCAGAATCCATACGACAAAATGGCATACTTCAACCCATCGTAGTGCGACCTGTAGATAACGGTGCGTTCGAACTTGTGGCTGGCGAACGCAGATTCAGAGCGGCGGTTCTAGCAGGCCTTGACAGCATCCCAGGAGTCGCTCGGCAGCTCTCAGAAAGGGAATCGCTTGAGATCGCACTTATAGAAAACCTCCAACGAGAAGACATTAAACCTCTCGAATGCGCCCAAGCTTACCGGCGACTTATGGATGAATTTGGTCTAACGCAGGAGCAAGTTGCCGAGCGTGTTGGAAAAAGCCGCCCGGCGGTGGCAAATACCCTTCGTCTTTTGAACCTTCCAGCAGAAATCTTGGAAAGCCTCGACCGCGAGCAGATTACAGAAGGGCATGCGCGAGCCCTTCTCTCCATTCCAAACCCCGAAGAACAACTCAAGGCATGGGAGAAGATTGTCAAGGACGGCCTCAGTGTCAGGGAAGCCGAAAGGCTGTCCAGGATGTCAGCGACAGGCAAGCCGCCTCGCCATGTCAAAGTTTCACGTGAAACTAGACGTCATGGACACACAAACCCGCATATTGCAAATGTCGAAGATAAACTCAGGCGATTCCTCGGCACAAAAGTTTCGATTTCAACCAATCATGAAAATAAAGGCCGCATAGAAATCGAATTCTACGGGGAGGATGACCTAATGCGCATAATCGACCTAATTTTTCAAACATAA
- a CDS encoding flagellar biosynthesis anti-sigma factor FlgM: MQISAIEVAKLLAAESTRLGKQKTPDLEFKEITADELPESKIVEPDAAEVERVVQMVKEMPDVREEIVMRLKERIEKGEYKISGEEIAEMMLRRMRADRIR, encoded by the coding sequence ATGCAGATATCAGCAATAGAAGTAGCAAAGCTTTTGGCCGCCGAAAGCACAAGACTCGGAAAGCAGAAAACACCAGATTTGGAATTCAAAGAGATTACCGCCGATGAACTACCTGAATCCAAAATAGTCGAGCCGGATGCCGCCGAAGTTGAGCGTGTTGTTCAAATGGTCAAAGAAATGCCCGATGTGCGAGAGGAAATAGTTATGCGGCTAAAAGAGCGCATCGAGAAAGGCGAATACAAAATTTCCGGCGAGGAAATCGCCGAGATGATGCTCCGTCGGATGCGCGCAGATAGAATTCGCTAA
- a CDS encoding AtpZ/AtpI family protein — protein MPYNRYRWMRGAGLALSAGLVLVISTVIGLLFGRWLDQKFGTEPWLMLVFTVLGIVAGFVEMFRMLLQAIQEGENNSSDG, from the coding sequence ATGCCATATAATAGATATAGATGGATGAGAGGTGCAGGCCTTGCGTTGAGCGCTGGCCTTGTGCTGGTAATCTCGACAGTTATTGGATTGTTGTTCGGTCGTTGGCTTGACCAGAAATTTGGCACCGAACCATGGTTGATGCTGGTGTTTACGGTGCTTGGAATTGTGGCAGGATTTGTGGAGATGTTTAGGATGTTATTGCAGGCAATCCAAGAGGGGGAAAACAACTCGTCTGATGGATGA
- the atpB gene encoding F0F1 ATP synthase subunit A produces the protein MEYEVSPWLYFGMSVLVIVALCILAVLLTRKLELVPTSRRQNFVEFIVASLDDFTRGVIGPEGRKYTPFIGTLFIYILVMNLLGLIPPLRSPTSNLSTTISLALIVFVMFNVAGIRKLGFVNYLKQMLPGPPWLWILIFPIELIGMLARPLSLSIRLYGNIFGEETVLAVLASLTFVVIPYIIALPTQFPIMLFAIFTSFIQALVFTMLSATYIAMAIAGSEEH, from the coding sequence GTGGAGTATGAAGTAAGCCCATGGTTGTATTTTGGGATGTCGGTTCTAGTGATTGTTGCGCTTTGCATCTTGGCAGTTTTGCTTACTCGCAAACTTGAGCTAGTTCCGACCTCACGTCGGCAGAACTTTGTAGAGTTTATCGTTGCCTCGCTTGATGATTTTACCCGGGGGGTAATTGGCCCCGAGGGGAGGAAATATACCCCATTTATCGGTACCTTGTTTATTTACATACTAGTCATGAACTTACTTGGATTAATTCCCCCGCTCAGGTCGCCTACTAGTAATTTGAGCACGACAATTTCGCTAGCTTTGATTGTGTTTGTAATGTTTAATGTAGCGGGAATACGCAAGCTTGGGTTTGTCAATTATTTGAAGCAAATGCTACCCGGTCCCCCTTGGCTGTGGATTCTTATATTCCCAATAGAATTAATAGGCATGCTGGCTAGGCCTTTATCACTTTCTATTCGTCTTTACGGAAACATCTTTGGCGAGGAAACCGTGCTTGCCGTACTTGCCAGCCTGACGTTTGTGGTGATACCATACATTATAGCTTTGCCTACCCAATTTCCTATAATGTTATTTGCTATTTTTACATCTTTTATCCAGGCTCTTGTATTTACGATGCTTTCTGCCACGTATATTGCAATGGCAATTGCTGGAAGTGAAGAGCATTAA
- the atpE gene encoding ATP synthase F0 subunit C yields MSYFVAMVLAIGLGLPIAVLSAAMAQGRAASSALEGIARQPEAAGKIQLAMIIGLAIIESLVIYVLVIVLLLLFTRLPATDAILKLIH; encoded by the coding sequence GTGAGTTACTTCGTGGCAATGGTTCTGGCAATCGGGCTGGGACTGCCTATCGCCGTCCTTTCTGCAGCAATGGCTCAAGGTAGGGCAGCAAGTTCGGCGCTTGAGGGAATTGCCCGTCAGCCTGAGGCAGCCGGAAAAATTCAGCTCGCAATGATTATCGGTCTTGCAATTATTGAGTCTCTGGTAATCTATGTGCTGGTGATTGTGCTCCTGCTACTCTTCACCAGACTGCCTGCGACCGACGCGATACTGAAGCTAATCCACTAA
- the atpF gene encoding F0F1 ATP synthase subunit B, which produces MEALKELGIDPKVMAAQVTGFILLWIVLARYLFRPVLAFLDERQRQIKLAIDNANEERAKAEQLRAEFEQRMASIEAEARSRVQAAVREANAAKEEILAEARNRAESILQRGQEDLAREREKILAQLREEVVNISLAAAGKVIGEALDEERHRKLVSDFIEKLEAKK; this is translated from the coding sequence ATGGAAGCCCTTAAAGAGCTTGGCATTGACCCAAAAGTCATGGCGGCTCAAGTAACGGGTTTTATCCTCTTGTGGATAGTACTAGCTCGTTACCTGTTTCGTCCTGTTCTTGCTTTTCTTGATGAGCGCCAAAGGCAGATTAAGCTGGCAATTGATAATGCCAATGAAGAGCGGGCAAAGGCTGAACAGCTGCGGGCCGAGTTCGAACAGCGCATGGCTAGCATAGAAGCAGAGGCACGATCGCGAGTGCAGGCTGCAGTAAGGGAGGCAAACGCCGCTAAAGAGGAAATCCTGGCTGAAGCGCGAAATCGTGCTGAAAGCATCCTTCAGCGAGGGCAAGAGGACCTTGCTCGGGAGCGCGAGAAAATACTTGCCCAACTCAGAGAAGAAGTGGTAAACATATCTCTTGCCGCGGCCGGCAAAGTTATTGGTGAGGCCCTGGATGAAGAACGGCATAGAAAGCTTGTAAGTGATTTCATTGAAAAGCTGGAAGCCAAAAAATGA
- a CDS encoding F0F1 ATP synthase subunit delta, protein MKLTVLAKRYAAALFEAAKASDSIDLVESDLGLVTYSLESVSQLTEVLEQPLIPIERKKEIVRDIFSGRVQELTLNFLGLVIEKRRERILTEVEKEYVKLANDYRGIVLVQVTSALPLTLDEKSALRAKLEAFTGKQVELELHEDPTLIGGLVLRIGDTVIDGSVKGYLESLRNQMLGR, encoded by the coding sequence ATGAAGTTGACGGTTCTCGCAAAACGATATGCGGCTGCTTTGTTTGAAGCGGCAAAGGCCTCTGATAGTATAGACTTAGTGGAAAGCGATCTTGGATTGGTTACTTACTCGCTGGAGTCTGTGTCTCAACTGACGGAGGTCCTAGAGCAACCGCTTATCCCGATTGAGCGCAAGAAAGAAATAGTGAGGGATATATTTAGTGGAAGGGTTCAGGAACTCACGCTTAATTTTCTTGGCCTTGTAATCGAAAAACGTCGAGAACGCATATTAACCGAGGTTGAGAAGGAGTATGTAAAGCTTGCCAACGACTACCGTGGCATCGTCTTAGTTCAGGTGACGAGTGCCTTGCCGCTTACTTTGGATGAGAAGTCGGCGCTTCGGGCTAAGCTGGAGGCGTTTACGGGTAAGCAGGTCGAGCTAGAGCTTCACGAAGACCCAACGCTAATTGGGGGGTTGGTTCTACGAATTGGCGACACAGTAATTGATGGGAGTGTGAAAGGCTACCTAGAGTCGCTGAGAAATCAAATGCTCGGTAGATAA
- the atpA gene encoding F0F1 ATP synthase subunit alpha, translating into MTIRPEEVTSILEKELGAYSKELKEVGVGTVLQVGDGIARLYGLSDAMAGELIEFQNGVFGMIFNLEEDNVGCIILGSDIEIKEGDVAKRTGKIVQVPVGDALKGRVVNALGQPLDDKGPIVTDKFRHVEARAPGVVDRRPVKEPLQTGLKAIDSMIPIGRGQRELIIGDRQTGKTAIIVDTIINQKDKDIYCIYVAIGQKLSTVAQVVKTLEDFGAMEYTTIVSATASDPAPLQYLAPYAGCAMGEEFRDTGRHAVVFYDDLSKHAQAYRQISLLLRRPPGREAYPGDVFYLHARLLERAAKLNDELGGGSLTAIPVIETQAGDISAYIPTNVISITDGQIFLEADLFYAGVRPAINVGVSVSRVGGNAQIKAMKQVAGRLRLDLARYREVQAFAQFATDLDKATQEQLARGARLTEILKQPQYEPMPVEHQVMIIYVANNGYLDDVPLEAVKQFEKEFHIFMNGRYPDVGRQIAKTGELSKATEDLLRKAIEEFKAEFKAEISK; encoded by the coding sequence ATAACAATAAGACCTGAAGAGGTAACTTCAATCCTTGAAAAGGAGCTGGGAGCATATAGTAAGGAACTAAAAGAGGTCGGCGTTGGCACCGTTCTTCAGGTTGGCGATGGAATTGCTCGCCTTTATGGTCTAAGCGACGCCATGGCAGGCGAGTTAATCGAGTTCCAGAACGGCGTCTTCGGGATGATTTTTAATCTTGAGGAAGACAATGTTGGCTGTATCATTTTGGGCTCGGATATCGAAATAAAAGAAGGTGACGTGGCCAAGCGAACTGGCAAAATCGTTCAGGTTCCTGTGGGCGATGCGCTGAAGGGGCGCGTCGTGAATGCGCTTGGCCAGCCGCTTGATGACAAGGGGCCAATTGTGACCGATAAGTTCCGCCACGTGGAAGCTCGAGCACCTGGTGTTGTTGACCGCCGACCAGTAAAGGAACCCCTCCAAACTGGTTTGAAGGCTATTGATAGCATGATTCCTATTGGGCGGGGGCAGCGAGAGCTAATAATCGGCGACCGGCAGACTGGGAAGACGGCAATCATAGTTGATACAATCATCAACCAAAAGGATAAGGACATCTACTGTATCTACGTTGCAATCGGACAGAAGCTTTCCACTGTAGCTCAAGTTGTGAAAACTCTTGAGGATTTCGGCGCGATGGAGTACACCACAATTGTAAGCGCAACTGCAAGCGACCCAGCGCCGCTTCAGTATCTTGCACCATATGCCGGATGCGCAATGGGCGAGGAGTTTCGCGACACAGGAAGGCATGCCGTCGTATTTTATGATGACCTTTCAAAGCACGCCCAGGCATATAGGCAAATCTCTCTTCTTCTAAGGCGCCCGCCGGGCCGTGAGGCTTATCCTGGGGATGTATTTTACCTACATGCAAGACTGCTGGAGCGTGCCGCAAAGCTTAACGATGAGCTTGGTGGTGGTTCGCTAACAGCAATCCCTGTAATTGAAACGCAAGCGGGTGACATATCGGCGTACATCCCGACTAATGTAATCTCCATCACCGACGGCCAGATATTCCTTGAAGCTGACCTCTTCTATGCGGGCGTTAGGCCGGCCATCAACGTTGGTGTATCTGTTTCTAGGGTTGGCGGAAACGCACAGATTAAGGCTATGAAGCAGGTGGCGGGCCGATTGAGACTAGATCTTGCGAGATATCGTGAAGTGCAAGCATTTGCGCAATTTGCGACCGACCTCGACAAGGCTACGCAGGAACAACTTGCCCGCGGCGCGCGGCTCACAGAAATCCTCAAGCAACCCCAATATGAGCCAATGCCAGTCGAGCACCAGGTGATGATTATTTATGTTGCAAATAATGGTTACCTGGATGATGTCCCACTGGAGGCCGTTAAGCAGTTTGAGAAAGAGTTCCATATTTTCATGAATGGTAGGTATCCTGATGTCGGTAGGCAAATCGCTAAAACTGGTGAGCTCAGCAAAGCCACCGAGGACCTACTAAGGAAGGCAATTGAAGAATTCAAAGCCGAGTTCAAGGCGGAGATAAGCAAATAG
- the atpG gene encoding ATP synthase F1 subunit gamma, translated as MAGIREIRRRIKTIRNVQQITKALKLVSAARLQRVQSKVAEGRPYAREMHSLIADLSAVGAQVSHPLLEVREPVNIGVLVITSDRGMAGGYSTNVIRKVDTLIKPYGKEHVKLVIVGRRANVYYVKRGYDIVSFLPMPTSEITFAEARQIGREIMSLFETKQVDVVYIVYTRFYSAVRQQVTELQLLPVRPQSNDEREEQIEYIFEPPPEALFASLLPRYVNNQIYQAMLESLASEHAARMTAMTLATDNAEDMISDLTVQYNRARQAAITKELTEIVSSAEAVK; from the coding sequence ATGGCGGGAATTCGCGAAATCCGACGGCGAATCAAAACGATTCGAAATGTACAGCAAATAACCAAAGCGCTGAAGCTTGTTTCTGCAGCTCGTTTGCAGCGCGTCCAATCGAAAGTTGCAGAGGGGCGCCCTTATGCTCGAGAAATGCATAGTCTAATTGCAGACCTTTCAGCAGTTGGGGCGCAGGTTAGTCATCCTCTTTTAGAGGTTCGCGAGCCTGTGAATATAGGGGTGCTGGTGATAACCTCGGACAGAGGTATGGCAGGCGGATATAGCACGAATGTCATCCGCAAGGTTGACACCCTGATAAAGCCATATGGCAAAGAACATGTCAAGCTTGTCATAGTTGGCCGCCGGGCAAATGTCTACTATGTCAAGCGTGGCTATGACATCGTGTCTTTCTTACCAATGCCGACATCTGAGATTACCTTCGCCGAGGCCCGGCAGATTGGCCGAGAGATTATGAGCTTGTTTGAAACAAAGCAGGTTGACGTCGTGTACATTGTATACACGAGGTTTTATAGCGCTGTAAGGCAACAAGTGACCGAATTGCAGTTGTTGCCTGTGCGGCCGCAATCTAACGATGAGCGGGAAGAGCAGATAGAATACATATTTGAGCCGCCGCCAGAAGCACTTTTCGCTAGTCTGCTGCCCCGCTATGTAAATAATCAAATCTATCAGGCGATGCTTGAGTCGCTGGCGAGCGAGCATGCAGCAAGAATGACGGCTATGACCTTGGCAACGGACAATGCCGAGGATATGATAAGTGATTTGACTGTGCAATATAACCGCGCTCGGCAAGCTGCAATCACCAAAGAGCTTACTGAGATTGTTAGTAGCGCGGAGGCAGTGAAATAG
- the atpD gene encoding F0F1 ATP synthase subunit beta — MAEGRVIEVIGPVVDIRFPIGQLPEILNAIKIVDESRNINLTVEAAQMLGNEVVRCIAMASTDGLVRGMKAIDTGGPITVPVGKETLGRVFNLLGEPIDNAGPVNTEKRYPIHRPAPSLEEQSTVTEQFETGLKVIDLLCPYAKGGKVGLFGGAGVGKTVLIMELIRNIATEHGGYSVFAGIGERTREGNDLWLEMKESGVIEKTTMVFGQMNEPPGARLRVGLSALSMAEYFRDELRQDVLLFIDNIFRFVQAGSEVSALLGRMPSAVGYQPTLATELGALEERITSTKRGSITSIQAIYVPADDPTDPAPATTFAHLDATTYLERRIVEMGIYPAVDPLVSTSRILDPRIVGEEHYSVARSVQATLQRYRELQDIIAILGIEELSEEDKLVVHRARRIQLFLSQPNFVAEQFTGQPGRYVPLSETIRGFKEIIEGKHDDLPEQAFYMVGGIDEAVEKAEQIKAAA, encoded by the coding sequence ATGGCAGAAGGACGAGTTATCGAAGTAATTGGGCCAGTAGTTGATATAAGATTTCCAATCGGCCAGCTTCCAGAAATTCTAAATGCAATCAAGATAGTTGACGAGAGCAGAAATATTAATTTGACCGTCGAAGCTGCGCAGATGCTAGGGAACGAGGTTGTCAGATGCATAGCCATGGCAAGCACTGACGGGCTTGTTCGCGGCATGAAAGCAATTGACACAGGCGGCCCAATAACAGTTCCGGTGGGGAAGGAGACGCTTGGACGAGTATTCAACCTCCTGGGTGAGCCGATAGATAACGCCGGTCCAGTGAACACTGAAAAACGGTATCCAATTCACCGTCCTGCTCCTTCGCTAGAGGAACAAAGCACTGTTACCGAGCAGTTCGAAACCGGTCTAAAGGTTATTGATCTTCTGTGCCCATATGCCAAAGGAGGAAAAGTGGGTCTGTTCGGTGGCGCAGGCGTAGGCAAAACTGTCCTTATCATGGAGCTTATTAGGAATATTGCCACTGAGCATGGCGGCTATTCAGTGTTTGCAGGAATTGGGGAGCGTACTCGCGAGGGAAACGACCTATGGCTTGAAATGAAGGAATCAGGCGTTATCGAGAAAACGACCATGGTATTCGGGCAAATGAACGAGCCGCCAGGTGCCCGACTCAGGGTTGGGCTTTCGGCGCTTAGCATGGCTGAATACTTCCGGGATGAGCTGAGACAGGATGTTTTGCTCTTTATTGATAACATTTTCCGATTTGTTCAAGCTGGCTCGGAAGTCTCGGCTCTTCTTGGACGGATGCCGTCTGCTGTTGGCTACCAACCGACTCTTGCAACTGAGCTTGGGGCGCTTGAAGAACGAATTACTTCAACCAAGAGGGGATCCATCACTTCGATTCAAGCTATCTATGTGCCCGCAGATGACCCCACCGACCCTGCACCAGCAACTACATTTGCGCATCTGGATGCGACAACCTATCTTGAACGTCGAATAGTGGAAATGGGAATTTATCCCGCTGTTGACCCGTTGGTTTCGACATCTCGTATCCTCGACCCTAGAATTGTTGGCGAAGAACACTACTCGGTTGCTCGAAGTGTTCAGGCAACGCTCCAAAGATATAGGGAACTGCAGGACATCATTGCCATTCTGGGCATCGAGGAACTCTCAGAGGAAGATAAGTTAGTGGTCCATCGGGCACGGCGAATCCAACTTTTCCTATCACAACCAAACTTTGTTGCAGAGCAGTTTACAGGACAGCCAGGTCGCTATGTACCACTCAGCGAAACCATAAGGGGATTCAAGGAAATCATCGAAGGCAAGCACGATGATCTCCCAGAGCAGGCATTTTATATGGTCGGCGGCATAGATGAGGCGGTGGAAAAAGCTGAGCAAATAAAGGCAGCAGCTTAA
- a CDS encoding F0F1 ATP synthase subunit epsilon: protein MPQKTFKLEIATPERVVLQVDAVSLVVPGIEGSLGILADHAPLVAELDIGEAVVRQQDGNVIRLAVSGGFIEVRKNIVRILADSAERAEEIDVARAEAAKRRAEERLKERARGIDYARAEAALKRALTRLKVARGG, encoded by the coding sequence ATGCCGCAAAAAACGTTTAAACTTGAAATAGCAACCCCTGAGCGAGTAGTTCTGCAGGTGGACGCAGTCTCCTTGGTCGTTCCGGGCATCGAAGGCTCCCTTGGAATTCTGGCAGACCATGCCCCGCTGGTGGCTGAGCTTGATATTGGCGAGGCTGTGGTTCGCCAACAAGATGGTAATGTGATACGCCTCGCAGTCTCTGGGGGGTTTATAGAAGTCCGCAAAAATATCGTCCGTATCTTAGCTGATTCGGCAGAGCGTGCAGAAGAGATAGACGTTGCCCGCGCGGAAGCTGCCAAACGGCGTGCCGAGGAGCGCCTCAAGGAGCGCGCACGTGGAATTGACTATGCCCGTGCCGAGGCAGCCCTTAAAAGGGCGCTGACCAGGCTGAAAGTAGCACGTGGCGGATAA
- a CDS encoding transglutaminase domain-containing protein — protein sequence MAKVIIKAATVMVSAALISHAPANGQQIPSETWMGIYLGDTKIGYARFAIDKAKFQGKEGYKLESTSFTRLLSLGEPVEIIMETTIYLNKEFAPIYQLFDMSSGGHTTKVTAKFSEKEVLAELLSEGEKSTKTIPIPKGSQLVGDSTFFPAMMKLKIGDKMTVKCFNPISLMLDDLQIEVLRREELKLGDKVYDAFVVKNLTPLGEMTCWQDENGEVLKVTALMGMVMLREPQEVAQNIGGAYTPPADLAVMTSAPTTTDIPNPRQVRYMKVRLIGLSDKSLAISDKRQKVTYTSGEKPSAEYEITSSDFVPANAPNLPIQDPNLEKYLGDSPYVQPTNSEIQQTAKDIIGNEKNAYLAAARLRSWVHANMQSKGNIGIVRSSLDVLHTKTGVCRDYAILYAALARAVGIPTKLVAGLVHWKGGFFYHAWAESYVGEWIPIDPTLPSDFVDATHIKLAEGDTGAMFDTVKTMGSLKAEILEFK from the coding sequence ATGGCAAAAGTAATCATCAAAGCGGCTACAGTAATGGTGTCGGCGGCACTTATCTCGCATGCGCCGGCTAATGGCCAACAGATACCTAGCGAAACATGGATGGGAATCTATCTTGGCGATACTAAGATTGGTTATGCAAGGTTCGCGATTGACAAAGCAAAGTTTCAGGGTAAGGAGGGTTATAAGCTAGAAAGCACAAGCTTTACGCGCCTCCTCTCTCTGGGCGAGCCAGTAGAAATCATTATGGAGACTACCATCTACCTTAATAAAGAGTTTGCGCCGATTTATCAATTATTTGATATGTCGTCAGGCGGCCATACTACCAAAGTTACTGCAAAGTTCAGCGAAAAGGAAGTTTTGGCTGAGCTTTTATCGGAAGGCGAAAAGAGCACGAAAACGATTCCAATTCCGAAGGGAAGTCAACTAGTTGGAGATTCTACGTTCTTCCCAGCCATGATGAAGCTAAAAATTGGCGACAAAATGACAGTTAAGTGTTTCAATCCCATCAGCTTAATGCTCGACGACCTTCAGATTGAAGTATTGCGAAGAGAGGAGCTTAAGCTGGGTGATAAGGTTTATGATGCCTTTGTCGTAAAAAACCTAACACCATTGGGCGAAATGACATGTTGGCAAGATGAAAATGGCGAGGTTCTGAAAGTAACCGCCCTAATGGGGATGGTGATGCTCCGCGAACCCCAAGAGGTTGCGCAAAATATTGGAGGGGCCTACACGCCACCCGCAGATCTTGCAGTCATGACGTCGGCGCCGACCACAACCGATATCCCAAATCCGCGGCAGGTAAGATATATGAAGGTAAGGTTGATTGGGCTGTCCGACAAATCGTTGGCGATTAGCGATAAGCGTCAGAAAGTGACTTATACCTCTGGCGAAAAGCCGTCGGCTGAGTATGAGATCACTTCTTCCGACTTCGTTCCAGCGAATGCGCCTAACTTGCCTATTCAGGATCCGAATCTGGAGAAGTATCTTGGTGACAGCCCCTATGTCCAACCCACAAACTCTGAAATCCAGCAGACGGCTAAAGATATCATAGGCAACGAAAAGAATGCCTATCTTGCTGCTGCTCGCTTAAGGTCATGGGTTCATGCTAACATGCAATCGAAAGGGAATATCGGAATTGTCAGGTCATCTCTGGATGTGCTTCATACGAAAACCGGTGTTTGCCGTGATTACGCCATACTTTATGCGGCTCTCGCACGGGCCGTTGGAATTCCTACCAAACTTGTGGCTGGTCTGGTGCATTGGAAGGGTGGATTTTTCTACCATGCTTGGGCGGAGAGTTACGTAGGCGAGTGGATACCAATTGACCCGACGCTCCCATCTGACTTTGTGGATGCAACGCACATCAAGCTAGCGGAAGGCGATACCGGCGCAATGTTCGATACTGTAAAGACAATGGGTAGCCTTAAAGCTGAAATCTTAGAGTTTAAGTAG